The following DNA comes from Candidatus Hydrogenedentota bacterium.
AATTCGTCGATTTCCGCGCCGCGCCCCAGCAGGCCGCGGCTCTCATGCTTCGTGCGCCCGCCCGTGACCGCGCCCGCGGAGGAAACGACCTCGCCCTCGAGCGTCACCAGGCGGGGGAACCGGCGTTCCGACCGGGCGATGCGAATGGCATCGTCGATAGTCTCGACGATCACGGTGTTCCAGAGCAGATACTCGACCGCGGGCCGGATTCGCGGGTCGAACTGCACGTATTGGATCGCGGGGCCGACGATACCCGGAAGGCCGGCGATTTCGGCGGTGTCGTCGTGCTTGCTGCCGCGAATCGTGTCCAGGGGCAGGAACGTAACGCGACCCGCCCGGTTTTCTTTCAGGAAGGATATGGCGTCCTTGGCGGCGTCGGCGTTCTCCACGACTACATTGTTGATATTACCGCCGAGGGCGGCCTCGATAGCCGTTTCGTATTCCCGTTCCGTGACGAGCAGTTCGCCGACGGGACCCAGGATTCCCTGGCAGGCGGGAACGCCTTCCTGCCTGGCTTGCATGACGGCGCGGACGCCCGTGGCATAGCCCTCATAGCTGTCGCGCAACTCGCGCAACGACCGGAGCCGCGCTTCGAGGCTGCTCTTTTGCTCGCGAAGATTCTGGAGCGAACTCGCGGCCTTTTCCAACGCGCCCGCGGCCTTGCCGTGCGCCTGGGCGACCTCCTGGCGTTCCTTCTGCAGTGCCGCGGCGCGCTCCTTGCCTTGCCGCGCGCGTTCCACGCGCGCCGCATGGTCGTTTGTCACCGCCTGAATGCGGCCGTTCTGCTGCTCCTGCCGCTGATAAATGCCGGCCAGCAGCGTATCGACGCGTTGCAGCCCTTCCTCGATGGTCTCCAGTTCGGTCTGAGTGCGGCTGCGCGAGTGCACCGCTTCCGCGGCGCGCGCCCGGGTCTCCTCGACGCGTAGTTCCGCTTCCGCGAGTTGCCGCGACAACGCGTCGAACTCCTCCTGCTTGGCAGTCAAGGTGGCATTGCCGTCCGCGATTTCACTGCGGAGGGTTGCCGCGCGTTCCTCCGTTTCGCGGCAGGTCTCGAGGATGCGCGCCGCCCGCTCCTGATACTCGTCGTGTTCCGTGCGCGCCTGCTCCTGCTGCTGTTTCGAGAATTCGATTTCCTTGCGCAACAGCGCAATGTCGCTCTCGATACGTTCCATGTCGGTGTCGATTTGGTGGACACCTTCGCGCCGCGCGGTGAGCACCCGTTCCACCTCGATGCGTTCGAGGCTGAGTTGCTCTTCGCGGGCTTCGAGTCCACTGAGTTCCGTGGACAGCGTCTCGTACGCGTCCTGCGTCTTGGCGTATTGCTTTTTCAATTGGCCGGCTTCGGCGGTCAGTTGCCGGAATTTCAGCCAGGCGCTCCGGACCTCGAGTTCGCGCAGTTCCTCGGTGAGTTTGCGGTGGCGCATCGCCGCGGCGACCTGCCGCTTCAGCGACCGCGTCTGCCGCTCGACTTCCGTGATAACGTCGCGCAGGCGCAGCAGGTTCTGGTCCGCGTTTTCCAGCTTGCGCATGGCCGTGCGCTTGCGCGTCTTGTACTTGATGATGCCCGCGGCCTCTTCGAAAAGGAAGCGCCGGTCTTCGGGTTTCGAACTCAGGACCAGGTCGATCTTGCCCTGGCCGATGAGCGAATACGCGTTGGTCCCGATGCCCGTATCCATGAAGAGTTCCTGGATGTCACGCAGGCGGCACGGCATCTTGTTCAGAAGATATTCGCTTTCGCCGGAGCGATACAGCCGTCGCGTGACTTGGACTTCCGCGAAGTCCACGGGAAGGCGGGAATCGGCGTTGTCGAACACCACAGTCACCTCGGACATGCCGGTGGCGGCGCGATGTTCGCTGCCGTTGAAGATGACGTCCTGCATGTGGCTGCCGCGCAGCGACTTGGGACTCTGTTCGCCAAGCACCCAACGCAGCGCGTCGAGAATATTGCTCTTGCCCGACCCGTTTGGCCCGATAATCGCGGTTATACCCGGCTCGAACGGCAGGTAGGTCCTGTCCGCGAACGACTTGAACCCATTCAACTCGATGCTCTTGAAATACATGCAAACCCTATCCGTGCTCCCCTCGGCGGGGAGACAATCGTTTACTCCGTGCGCGCAATCCGCTCCATGCTTGTCGCGCGTCCCGACGCTTCGTCTATCTCCACGAGCACGGCGTTGAGCCATGCCGGGCCCTTGGCCACGCTGAATTGCCGCGGCAGACCCGTGACGAACTTCGTCAGCACGGCGTCGCGGTCCGTGCCGATAATGCCGTCTCGCGGGCCCGTCATGCCGACGTCCGTGATGTAGGCGGTCCCGCCCGGCAGGATGCGTTCATCCGCCGTGGGCACGTGCGTATGCGTGCCCAACACGGCGCTGCACTGTCCGTCCACGCGCCAGCCCATGGCGACTTTTTCCGACGTGGCCTCGGCATGAAAATCGACGATAATGACGCGCGTCAGCGCGCGGAGCGCACGCAGTTCGTGCGCCGCCCGCTCAAACGGGCACTCGAACGGCGTCATGAAGACGCGCCCCATCAGATTCAGGAGTCCCACGCCGCGCCCGTCCGGCAGCGGCAACACGCATGCGCCGCGGCCCGGCACGCCATTGGGAAAGTTGGCCGGCCGGACCACGTCGTTCATGCCGTCAATGGCCGCCAGCAGCGTGGGCTTGCGCCAGGCGTGATTGCCCAGCGTGAACCCCTCGACGCCCGCGCGGCGCAGTTCGTTCAGCACTTCGGGGGTCGCGCCCAGCCCGCCCGCGGCGTTTTCCGCGTTCGCCAGGATGACATCGACCTCGTACTCCCGGCGCAGTTCGGGCAGCCAGCGCGCTGCGGCGCGCCGGCCGGGACGTCCCACAATGTCGCCAACGAAGAGAATTCTCATCGACCCAAGACCCCGGAACACGCCCCACCGCAGCCCTTCCCGTCCGCGAGGAGGGTGCTCAAGGCAGGCGCCAGTATAGCTGAAGCGCGCGCGAACTGATCAATCACGACGCCGGCTCGGCGCGAGAGCACTCATTTTGCGACTTCGACGGCGCGCGTCTCGCGCACGACGGTGATCTTGATCTCGCCGGGATACGTCATCTCGGTCTCGACCTTGCGCGCAATGTCGCGAGCGAGCATTGCCGCGTCCGCGTCCGTAATCTTGTTCGGTTCCACGACGATGCGCACTTCGCGGCCCGCCTGCAGGGCGTACGCCTTCTCGATGCCGCTGAACTGGTCGGCAATCTGCTCGAGCTGTTCGAGCCGCTTGATATAATGCTGCATCGACTCGCTGCGCGCGCCTGGCCGCGCGGCGGACAACGCGTCCGCGGCCTGAACCAGCACCGCGAGCAGCCCTTCCATGGGCATTTCGCCGTGGTGCGCGCCGATGGCGTTGGACACGGCGTCGGTCTCGCCATAACGTTTGGCCAAGTCGTGGCCGAGCACGGCGTGCGACCCTTCCACCTCGTGCGTGAGCGCCTTGCCGATGTCGTGGATGAGCCCGGCGCGTTTTGCCTCGGCAATGTTCGCGCCCAGTTCCGCCGCCATGATCGCGCACAGGTGACAGACCTCGAGGGAGTGACGCAGCACGTTCTGCCCGTATGACGTGCGGAAACTCAGCCGGCCGAGCAGCTTCACGATCTCCGGGTGCAACCCGTGGACATCCGCCTCGAGGCACGCCTGTTCGCCCCGTTCCTTGATCGTCTGCGCGATTTCCTCGTTGACCTTGACGACCATCTCCTCGATCCGCGCCGGATGAATGCGCCCGTCTGACACGAGCCGTTCCAGCGTGACCCGCGCCACTTCGCGCCGAATCGGATCGAATCCGGACAGAATGACCGCCTCGGGCGTGTCGTCGATAATCACATTGATGCCGGTCGCGTTTTCAAGGGCGCGAATGTTGCGGCCTTCGCGGCCGATTATGCGCCCCTTCATCTCGTCATTGGGCAGCGCGACGACGGAAACGGTCGATTCCGCCACGTGGTCCGCGGCGCAACGCTGGATGGCTTCACCGATGATCCACCGGGCCTTCTTCTCAGCGTTCTCGCGCGCTTCTTCCTCGATCTTCTTGAGATGCAGAGCGCTGTCGCGCTTCACTTCGTTCTCGAGGTTGTGGAACAACTCGCGCCGCGCCTGGTCCGCGGTCATGCCCGAGATCGCCTCGAGGCGCTCCGTCTGATGGACAATGATCGCCGCGACCTTGTCTTTCTCCTTCTCCACCGTCTTCTCTCTGCGCACGAGGTCGCGCTCCTGCGCATTGAGTTCGTTCGCCTTCTTGTCGAGGCCCTCCGTCCGTTTGTCCAGCGATTCTTCCTTCGCCTGCAGGCGTTTCTCGAAATTCGCCAGTTCGCGCCGTTGCTCACGCCCTTCCTTTTCGACACGGGCGCGCAGGTCGATTTCCAGTTCCTTGAGATTTGTCTTCGCGTCCTTGAGGATTGAAGCGGCGTCTTTCTCCGCATTGCTCATGATCTGCCCGGCATCGCGCCTGGCTTTGCCGAGCACACTGTTGCCGCGCCAGCGCGCCAATAACATGGCGCTGGCGCTGCCGAGAATCACTCCCGCCACAATCCCGCCAAGGACAAAGATGATGCTATCCATCTGCATAACCTCCCAGTCCTTTTCGGGAACTCGTCAGGGCTTCCTAGCCCGGCAGGTATGACAGAATGGCGGGATCGGAAATGAGTGAAGTTCAGTACATGCGAACCGCGGACGCCGCAAGATGTTGCGCCCTAAGGGTTTTCCTTGTTGCCACCACTTCGCGTTGTGCACCGGATTGCCCAGAAAAGGCAGTGAAGAATCTATCTCGACGCCCGCAGGGGGCGTGTACCGTGCTTCCTTCACAAGGCCGTGCCATTTCCCATCCTACTGCCGGGTAATTCTGCCAATAATGGAAGATATTATAAGGATGTCCAGCGATGATGTCAATTCGCAGGAAGAAGCCTGAAATCGGCCGGGAATAGGCCGTGCACGCACAGCCCTTCTCCCAAGCGCATGCCGTGCTGCGGGGCAGGCCGCTCTTTCCGGGGGGTGGTGTTCGCGAACGGGGTCCAAGCGCCCCGGCTGCTTCCGGCCGGGGGGGAGGCGGCCGGGAAGAGGCCACATCCAAGGCACTGAAAAAAAAGGTTGACACAATCGGGTGAGTTGGCCTATGATACGGCTGCTGGTGGTACAAACCTCTTGGGTGAGTTTGCACAGCTGAGTTTGGGAAGGGGGTTGCATCGCCAGCGAAGATCGGGTATCATTTTGAGGCTAGGTGAAGGCTGCGGGCCATGGTGTTGTAATCCTACTGCAGATGTAGGAAACGGAGGACTAACTAACCATGAAAAAGCTGACGGTAACTTGTGCTCTGGCGCTTCTGGCTCTGGGTATGTTTGCGCCAACCACCGCCCGGGCGGTTCAACCACCCCCCACACAGCCGGTGGACTTCTGTGGAACGATGGACAATATCGTTGCGCTCATCAATGACACCAGTGAAACCGGATTGGCGTGGCTGGCTGCATTGCTCGGCGAAGATGCCGCGCTCCTGCAGGGGTTGGCATGCGACACGGCCGATATCAACGGGCCGCTTGTGGACGATCTGCCCGGCCCGAACGGCATGCTGGACGGCGAATTCGAGCTGGGCGTCCTCAGGGAACTGATGGCCAACGCAGCGGCATATGCCGACTTGGATACGGGCACGATGCCGGGCCAGGTGGCGGCCGGTGTTGATTCCAGCGCTGTTCAGCCTGCGTACGAAGAGAATTACCAGAACCTGTACACGGACGGCATGAACACTCTGATCACGATCACGCTTCCCTCGCTGTGGGGTATTTTGCAAGGCGCGTTCCCCGGCCAGATTCCGAACCTGACGCCTGGACTGCAGGCCAATATTAATGCGACTTTCAAGGGCGTCATGGTCGTGCTGGCGGGTGTTGCGACGCTGGGTGATGACGACTCCATGGGCGTCGTAGTCGCCTTGGCGAATCTGGTCAGTTTCTGCGACGTGATTGCGCCGGGAAGCTGCCTGGTTAACGACATTGAACTGGACCCCGCGAACTACGCTCGCTTGAATGCTATTCTGAGCAAGACCGGCGACGCGGACGGCGACGGCTACACAAACCAGCAGGAATACGACCTGTACGCGCTGGCCAAGACGGCGGCGGATTATGTTGACGCCGCCCTTGACCCGTCTCTGCCCGGTGCCGAAGGCGAAGGGGAAGGAGAGGGTGAAGGCGAAGGCGAGGGCGAGGGCGAAGACGGCCTCGTCCGGATTACCGGCAATGGCGTGGTCGAGGAAGGCGAGACTGTCGAACTGCGCGCGCGCACGGTCGGTGACACAGTCGCGCTGAGCTACCAGTGGAGCCGCCTGAATTCCGAAGGCACGGCCTTTGTTGAGCTGCCGGGTGAAACGGGCAACACGCTGGTGTTCGACCCGGTCGAACTGCAGAACACGGGCTGGTACAAAGTCGTGATTACGTACGACAACGCCGCCAAGGCCATTGTCGAATCGAACTCGGACCCGTTCTACATGGAAGTCGTCCCTGAAGGGACGCTGCCCATCGCGGGCGGTCTGGGCGTGGCGCTGCTGGCCGGTGCCTGTGCATTCGCGGGCGCGGTGAGCATTCGTCGCAAGAAATAACTAAGCTTCTCAGCTAGAACGAGTTACCATCAGGCTGCGAGCCGTCGGCTGATAAGGCCGGCGGCTCGTTGTGTCTATACGAAGGCAAGAAAGGGCCGCGGTATCCAGAAAGAAGCGAAACCTGGACCGGGCCATCTGCCCCCTGACCGGTCAACATGCCGGCTTGGGATTACCAACGTGCTACAGTTGCATATTCCTGCACGAGTAGGCCACCGAATCCGGAGGAGCGCGAGCACCTGATCCGGGTGCTCGCGAGTGGCGGAACGGTGAGCACGATCGGATAGTCCGCAGGATGAGACAGTCCGCAGGGGGGGTGCTTCAAAGCAGCTGTTTTGTATCAGTCCATTGTCGTGGGAGTGAGGGCAACCGGGGGGGCGGTTCCCCTCCCGGAGCGTAGCGACGGATGGCGTTCAACCCTCTTGGAGTTTCTTGCGTTTCTTCCTGAGGGAATCTCCCTTGAGAGCGATCTTGCGGGTGTCGTGCACGAGTCTGTCAAGGACGGCGTCGGCGCGCGAGGGGGTGCCGATGATGGTGTGCCACTTTTCGACGGGAATCTGGCTGGCAATCAGCGTAGAGCGCGGGTCGTAGCGGTCCTTCGTGAGTTCGTGAATATGCCGGCGCTGGTCGGCAAACAGTCCTTGTGTGATGTCTCCCTGATAGGCCCATTCCACCGCTCGCGAGCGTCGGATTCACTGCTCGCGAGCAGCCGGAATCACTGCTCGCGCCCGGAATACGCAACAGTAACATCACTGGTGTGAAATCCCCACCGGTTAAAGAACCCGCCGTATCCGATACCTTCGTATCAGTCTCTCCACGATACGCGACCGCACGCCCCTTCAAGAAGGACAGCAAGTCCTGTGGTTCTTCCGGAACGAGTGTGGAGCATTTGCAGGTTTCGAGCGCCCGGTGCCAAGACCCCGAGACGACGCAGACGCCATGATACCAACAGTGTGCAGCCTTCCGTCGCGGCCCGGCACAGCGACCGGAAGCGGGACGGATTCCCGTTCTTCGCCGAAAGCGCACAAGGTGCTGTCGAGCTATGACCTGTGCCGAAAACCGGGATTCTGTTCCACACTCAATTCGGAGGAACCGGTCTTGTTTCTCGAGCGGAGACCTATCCGAGAATGGATATTGCGTCTTCGGAATCAACATCCATGATGTAGCGTATCCCGGAGATTTCAGCTGCCTCATGAGTCAGAGCCGCGATATCATCGCGCGAAACATGCGATAGAGAGAACTTTCGGCTTCCGGCCATGAGCTGGCGCAGTCCTTGGGCCAGACGTTCGTAGTATGTGTACAGACCCAATGCACCCGTGGGGACCTTTTCGAAGCTGTCCTTATCCAGCTTCTTGCGCAGTTCAACGGCCGTAACAAAGATTTCCTCTTTAGAACTGCCAAACCGCGAAATGTACACCGGTACCTGCCGCGAGTCGATGGTGCGGCCAATGGTCTTGCCCACCATGGCGGCCGCGATGGGCGCTCGCGCCATTCCTACCAGTTTTACGAAGGGCGCGCCAAGCGCGAGACCCTTGAAGATCTGGTCTTCAAATGAGAATCCGCCGGCCACGGCCAATGCGGGCACGTAGTCCCCGCGGTCCGCCAGGCGTTTCGCATATTGGTACAGGAGGGTATGGAGGTAAACGGGCGGCACGCCCCATTCGTTCATCATGCGCCAAGGACTCATGCCGGTGCCGCCGCCCGCGCCGTCGACGGTAAGGAGGTCGAGCTTGTACCGCGACACGTAACGGACCGCGCGCGCCAGGTCCGCGGGTCTGTAGGCGCCCGTCTTGAGGAAGATGTATTGGGCGCCGGCGCTCCGCAACTCCTCGATGCGCCTGGCGAAACACTCCTCTTCGACCATGCCAACCCGAGAGTGGCGTTCGAACGCCTTGAATGCGCCGTTCTCGAACGCCTTGATGATGGCGGGATCGGTCGGGTTGGGTAACACGACGTATCCGCGTTCATGCAGGAGCTGCGCTTTCTTGAGGTCATCAATCTTGACCTCGCCGCCGATGTCCTTCGCGCCCTGTCCCCATTTGAGTTCGACGCATTTCACGCCGAGTTTTTCTATGGCATATTCAAGGACTCCCAGGCGGCTGTCTTCGACGTTAGCCTGCACGATGATCGCCCCGTAGCCGTCCCGCTGGTGCTCCTGGTACAACTTGACGCGCCTTTTCAGGTCCACGGTATCCACCACGCGCCCATTCTTGACGACGGCGTCGACGTCCATTCCAACAACGTTTTCGCCGATGGTAAGCCCTGTTCCGGCGAGCGCGGACCCGATTGCCAGCCCGTCCCAGTTGTTCTTGGCGACGTCTGTTGAGCCAATACCTGGAATGTGCCATGGCACGCGATACTTGATGCCATTGTCATGACCGAACCGCACCTCGAGGTTGACGGCGGGGAAAATTGCCTTGTCGCTATCGGCGTCAATCCCGTGCGCGCCCACCGCGGTGCCCATGATGTTGAAGTGCGAATAATCAACGGGGTACGTCTTCTCGCCGGCCGCCGTGATTACGCCGAACGGCTGGGGATACAAGACCTCGTGGCCGCGATAGGCGGATTTGCCCACTTCGCACATGCCGATGCAGCCGTCCACGCAGGTCACGCAAAGACCGGATGCCGGCACGATGGAATCCGTGGTGCGATTCTTGGTCAAGGTGGCCGCCGAGGAGTTTATTCTGGAGAAGGTACTGGGCATTGTCTTTGCTTCCTTTCCGTAGCTCAGTCGCTTTGCCGCTCGCAGGCAACGCAAGGCGTCATGTAACACATCATGTCATCAAAGGGTTCTTTTTGTAAGCAGGGCGGGGAGAGGTTGGCGCAGGCGCCGCAAACGGCCTTGTCGGGCTCCACATAGGTGCAGCGAAGCTGACAGGCAGGACAGACATACATGCAGGCGCCGCACAACCGGCATTGGTCCGAATGTTTGTCGAAAGGCGTGCCGATGCTTCTCTTCTCGCCGCGATAACGGAAACCGATGGCTTTCGCCATCATTTGTTCTTCGCATACCCGCACGCACAGGCCGCACAGGATGCAATCTTCGTGCTCTTGGCGAAACCGCTGTTGCCGTACATCGTGGGCCGACGCGAGGTCCTGTATCACCTTCGATTGCGGGCAGGAAGCCAGCAACAACTCGAGGACCATCTTGCGGGCCCGGACCACCCGGCTGGACGCCGTCCGCACCCGGAGGCCTTCTTCCACAGGGTACGTGCACGAACTGACGAGCTTGGCGCGCGGCCCTTCGCCAATCTCGACCACGCACAGGCGGCAGGCTCCGTACGGCGACAAGCCGTCCATATGGCAAAGCGTTGGAATCGGGAATCCCAGGAACCGCGCCGCCTCCAGAACCGTCATGCCCTTCTCGACCGATACCAGGAGCCCGTTAATGGTGACGTTAACCATTCCATTCATGCTCTGAGCGACCTCCTCGCCTTGCTAGGCGACCTCCACGGCATCGCGCTTGCAGACAGTCCGGCACGTCCCGCACTTGATGCATTTCGTTGCGTCAATGACCTGTCGCTGCTTGGGGTCTCCCGAGATGGCGTCCGCGGGGCAGTTCGTGACGCACGCCCGACAGCCGGAACAGTTGTCGTTGATCGAAAATGAAATCAGCGGCTTGCAGACACCGGCGCGGCAACGGCGATGTTCGATATGTTCCAGGTATTCATCCCGGAAGTACCGCAGTGTCGAAAGAACCGGGTTGGCGGCGGTCTGGCCAAGGCCGCACATGGTCGTATCCTTCACCACGAGGGCCAGTTCTTCCAAGAGGGCCAACTGCCCCGAGGTCCCGCGGCCCTGCGAGATGTCGTCCAGGATCTCGTGCATCCGCTGGGTTCCTTTGCGGCACGTAAAGCATTTCCCGCACGATTCGTCTTTCAGAAACCCCATGAAGTACTTCGCAACATCGATGATGCAGGTGCCCTCGTCCATCACGATCATGCCGCCCGACCCCATGATCGACCCCGCTTTGGCGAGACTGTCATAGTCGATGGGAAGGTCGAACCGCGCAGCAGGAATACAACCGCCGGAGGGCCCGCCGGTCTGGACGGCTTTGATCGCAGCCTTGCCAACGGGACCGCCGCCAATCTCGTTGACGATTTCGGCGATGGTGATTCCCATGGGGACTTCCACCAGACCCGTGTTCCGGATCTTGCCGACCAGGCTGAAAATCTTCGTGCCGGAATTCTGTTTCGTGCCGACTCGGGAAAAGCCGGCGGCGCCCTGTTCCACGATAATGGGTATGTTGGCCCAGGTCTCGACATTATTTATGCAGGTAGGCTTGCCCAGGATGCCTTCCTGGATGGGGAACGGGGGCCGCTGACGCGGTTCGCCCATGCATCCTTCAATGGAGCGGATCAGGGCGGTTTCCTCGCCGCACACGAACGCCCCCGCGCCTTGGACAACCTGGATGTCAAACGAGAACTCCGTGCCAAGTATGCGTTCCCCGCACAATCCGAGCGCGCGCGCCTGCTCGAGTGCCGTGTGAACATGCTTGATGGCCAGAGGGTATTCGTTGCGGACATAGAGAATGCCGTGCGTGGCGCCCGTTGCGTAGGCGCCAATCAACATGCCCTCCAGGATGCTGTGAGGGTTGCCCTCGAGCACGCTGCGGTCCATGTAGGCTCCCGGGTCGCCTTCATCGGCGTTGCATACGAGGTATTTGCCATGTGCGCCGGGTTGCTTTGCCAGCAGTTCCCATTTAAGGCCCGTGGGAAAACCCGCGCCGCCGCGCCCCCGAAGCCCTGACGATTTCACTTCGCCGAGTACCCATTCGGGCCCGCCCCGCTCCAATACCTTGAGCAGCGCGGTATATCCTCCGGCTCGGAGGTACGATTCAGTGTCTTCCGGGTCCACTTGCTCATTCAGGGCAAGAATGGACCGGCGTTGCTTCTTGAAGAAAGGCACATCCTTCTGGCAGGGGATGCGTGTGCCCGTGGCGGCGTCAGCCCACACGAGGTCTTCCAGAACTTCCCCCAGCCCGGCGGCTTCGACCAGCCTTTCGGCGTCCGCGGTCTTCACTCGTGGGTAGAATATGCCCTCCGGTTCCATCAGGATGGACGGTTCCATCTCACAAAAGCCGTGACACCCGGTGACGCGGACGTGAACCTGACCCGCGAGACCGCTCCGCAACAATGCTTCGCGAACCGCGCGGACCAGTTCACCGGCGCCACTGGCACGGCCGCAGGTACCGGTGGGAATGACGATGGTGCGGCGTTTCAAGTCGGCAGTATCGCGCAGATTCGCTTTGAGGGCATACAAATCTCGCACTGAGTCTAATCTCATCGGCAGGCGGATCCTTTATATGCTAGAGGCAGCCACCTTCACTTGTGCGGCCGGCAACTCGTGTTGGGTTCGGAGCTTTCTCAGGAGCTTCCTCACCCCGG
Coding sequences within:
- a CDS encoding 4Fe-4S binding protein, translating into MRLDSVRDLYALKANLRDTADLKRRTIVIPTGTCGRASGAGELVRAVREALLRSGLAGQVHVRVTGCHGFCEMEPSILMEPEGIFYPRVKTADAERLVEAAGLGEVLEDLVWADAATGTRIPCQKDVPFFKKQRRSILALNEQVDPEDTESYLRAGGYTALLKVLERGGPEWVLGEVKSSGLRGRGGAGFPTGLKWELLAKQPGAHGKYLVCNADEGDPGAYMDRSVLEGNPHSILEGMLIGAYATGATHGILYVRNEYPLAIKHVHTALEQARALGLCGERILGTEFSFDIQVVQGAGAFVCGEETALIRSIEGCMGEPRQRPPFPIQEGILGKPTCINNVETWANIPIIVEQGAAGFSRVGTKQNSGTKIFSLVGKIRNTGLVEVPMGITIAEIVNEIGGGPVGKAAIKAVQTGGPSGGCIPAARFDLPIDYDSLAKAGSIMGSGGMIVMDEGTCIIDVAKYFMGFLKDESCGKCFTCRKGTQRMHEILDDISQGRGTSGQLALLEELALVVKDTTMCGLGQTAANPVLSTLRYFRDEYLEHIEHRRCRAGVCKPLISFSINDNCSGCRACVTNCPADAISGDPKQRQVIDATKCIKCGTCRTVCKRDAVEVA